From Xenopus tropicalis strain Nigerian chromosome 3, UCB_Xtro_10.0, whole genome shotgun sequence, the proteins below share one genomic window:
- the LOC116409594 gene encoding olfactory receptor 1468-like: QLSFSDLLLSVVIVPTLLSTVMNEGAKIPLIGCIVQLYFFGTTEALQCLLLTVMSYDRYLAICNPLRYSSLMSHKFCDKLIAISWLLSLSVTSVTVITLATQEFCNQNTINHFFCDYFPLLELSCSDTSLAWILVITVSVPAIVFPLMFIIGSYICIAHEILKIVSSIGRQKAFSTCSSHLAVVSIFYGTLIGIYVVPTRNQSQTISKLLSLLYTVVTP; this comes from the coding sequence caactctccttctctgatctccTGCTGTCAGTGGTTATTGTGCCCACCCTGCTCAGTACTGTAATGAATGAAGGAgctaaaataccccttattggctgtATTGTACAACTTTATTTCTTTGGTACCACTGAAGCTTTACAGTGTCTCCTTCTaactgtgatgtcctatgacagatatctggccatctgcaatccccTGCGTTATTCTTCACTAATGAGCCACAAATTCTGTGATAAACTAATTGCCATATCATGGCTGCTTTCCCTTAGTGTTACATCAGTTACTGTGATTACTCTAGCTACACAagagttctgcaaccaaaataccatcaaccatttcttctgtgattactttcctctcctggaactttcctgctcagacacctccttggcaTGGATATTGGTAATCACAGTGTCTGTCCCTGCAATTGTTTTCCCCCTCATGTTCAtcattggatcctatatctgtattgcccatgaaatcctaaagatagtgtccagtattgggagacaaaaagccttctccacctgcagctcccacttggccgtggtctccatattttatgggactctcattgGTATTTATGTGGTTCCCACAAGAAACCAGTCACAGACCATTAGCAAActcctttcccttttatacactgtagtgactcct